A portion of the Pedobacter cryoconitis genome contains these proteins:
- the gldC gene encoding gliding motility protein GldC yields MKTAEIKITVELDDNNVPENLMWESTDAETQEKVPVKSMMLALWDHNYKNSMRIDLWTKDMPVDEMKRFFYETLQTMGDSFLKATGETLIIEDLRDYCAHFADKMGIDPGK; encoded by the coding sequence ATGAAAACAGCAGAAATTAAAATAACGGTTGAGCTTGATGATAATAATGTCCCGGAGAATTTGATGTGGGAATCTACAGACGCGGAAACGCAGGAAAAAGTGCCTGTGAAATCTATGATGTTAGCGCTGTGGGACCATAATTATAAGAATTCAATGCGGATAGATCTTTGGACTAAGGATATGCCTGTAGATGAGATGAAAAGGTTCTTTTACGAGACTTTGCAGACGATGGGCGATAGTTTCTTAAAAGCAACTGGTGAAACTTTAATCATCGAAGATTTGAGAGATTATTGTGCGCATTTTGCAGATAAAATGGGAATTGATCCAGGAAAGTAA
- a CDS encoding heme exporter protein CcmB, with the protein MQLIKEVKFLIGKELLLEWRSKYALNGVVLYVVSTVFVCFLSFVSLRGITWNALFWIIMLFASINAVSKSFLQESKGRQLYIYTIASPLALIISKTIYNIFLMLLLTLIALGFYTLVFDYVPEDMGLYLVATVLGSLSFSTIFTMISAIASKAGNGGMLMAILSFPVIIPVITVLIKLSKNAIDGLDRSVSLDEIGILLIINVLVAVFSLMLFPYLWRD; encoded by the coding sequence ATGCAGTTAATAAAGGAAGTTAAGTTTTTAATTGGGAAAGAGTTGTTGCTGGAGTGGCGCTCAAAGTATGCGTTAAATGGGGTCGTACTTTATGTGGTATCTACAGTATTTGTCTGTTTTCTTTCTTTCGTTTCTTTAAGAGGAATAACCTGGAATGCTTTATTCTGGATCATCATGCTGTTTGCTTCTATTAATGCAGTTTCCAAGAGTTTTCTTCAGGAAAGCAAAGGGAGGCAATTGTATATTTATACGATTGCAAGTCCGCTGGCATTGATTATCTCCAAAACTATTTACAATATCTTTTTGATGTTACTGCTTACGCTGATTGCTTTGGGTTTTTATACGCTGGTATTTGATTATGTGCCAGAAGATATGGGACTTTATCTGGTTGCTACGGTTCTGGGAAGTCTGAGCTTTTCGACCATTTTTACTATGATTTCAGCGATAGCCTCGAAAGCTGGCAATGGCGGAATGCTGATGGCAATTTTAAGTTTTCCGGTAATTATACCAGTGATTACTGTCCTGATTAAGCTGAGTAAGAATGCGATTGACGGGCTGGACAGGAGTGTGAGTCTGGATGAAATAGGAATTCTTTTGATTATTAATGTATTGGTAGCCGTGTTTTCGCTGATGTTGTTCCCATACTTGTGGCGTGACTAG
- the ccsA gene encoding cytochrome c biogenesis protein CcsA, with the protein MYKSWWKILGAVLVVYSTVAGFLASVPALPILHQSIRNLYFHVPMWFGMIVLFSVSVYHSIKYLSNNNEEHDMKAVQSVNAGVLFGILGIITGAIWAKFTWGQAWSFDVKQNFAAIALLLYFAYLVLRNAIDEDQKRAKIAAIYNIFAFPMMVVLLFVLPRLSDSLHPGNGGNPGFNAYDLDSHMRMVFYPACLGWILIGYWIYTLLFRVSAIEKNKTV; encoded by the coding sequence ATGTATAAATCCTGGTGGAAAATTTTGGGAGCGGTACTGGTAGTTTATTCTACAGTAGCTGGCTTCTTAGCGTCAGTTCCTGCTTTACCTATATTGCATCAAAGTATCAGAAATCTGTACTTCCATGTTCCGATGTGGTTTGGTATGATCGTTCTTTTTAGTGTTTCTGTATACCATAGTATAAAATATCTGAGCAATAATAATGAGGAGCATGACATGAAAGCGGTGCAAAGTGTAAATGCGGGTGTGTTGTTTGGTATACTTGGTATTATCACTGGTGCTATCTGGGCTAAATTTACATGGGGGCAGGCATGGAGTTTTGATGTGAAACAGAATTTTGCTGCGATTGCACTCTTATTGTATTTTGCTTATCTGGTACTGAGAAATGCAATTGATGAAGATCAGAAAAGAGCTAAGATTGCTGCAATCTATAATATTTTTGCCTTCCCGATGATGGTCGTACTGCTTTTTGTATTGCCTAGATTATCAGATTCACTGCATCCGGGTAACGGAGGGAATCCTGGATTTAATGCGTATGACCTTGACAGCCATATGAGAATGGTTTTCTACCCTGCATGTTTAGGCTGGATATTAATTGGTTACTGGATATATACCTTACTTTTCAGGGTATCTGCTATAGAAAAAAACAAAACGGTATAA
- a CDS encoding CcmD family protein: MKKLITTVLMLMVTLQLFAQDQTSAITDTLAGSEKIYVVVVCVAVILLGLIFFLFSIDRRLKKLEKKS; this comes from the coding sequence ATGAAAAAACTTATTACTACAGTTCTGATGTTAATGGTTACACTGCAACTTTTTGCACAGGATCAGACTTCTGCGATCACCGATACACTTGCGGGATCAGAAAAAATTTACGTTGTTGTTGTTTGCGTGGCAGTTATTTTACTGGGACTGATCTTTTTCCTGTTCTCAATTGATCGCAGATTAAAAAAACTAGAAAAAAAATCTTAG
- a CDS encoding Glu/Leu/Phe/Val family dehydrogenase gives MATTANETNFFTDVCKNFDNAAQFTGHPEGLLSQIKACNSVYRFQFPIRRGNGFEVIDAWRVEHSHHMSPTKGGIRYSEMVNEDEVMALAALMTYKCAIVNVPFGGAKGGIKITPKNYTTGELENITRRYTTELIKKNFIGPGIDVPAPDYGSGEREMSWIADTYMTMNPGQLDALGCVTGKPIALHGIRGRKEATGRGVAYAVRECVRVTEDMHKIGLKAGLDDKRVIVQGLGNVGYHSAKFLTEFGATIVGLCEFEGAIYNENGLNVDEVFAHRKLTGSILGFPGAKEFKNSMEGLEQPCDILVPAALENQITAENIRNIKAKIIAEGANGPCTPEAEEIFTEMGGIIIPDMYCNAGGVTVSYFEWLKNLSHVAFGRMEKRYAENSNANLINTLESLTGQSIPAEHRLMIVKGASELELVNSGLEDTMIHSYHEIRETLVTKPGIQTLRTAAFVGSIDKIAVSYMNLGIWP, from the coding sequence ATGGCTACTACAGCAAACGAGACAAATTTTTTTACAGATGTCTGTAAAAACTTTGATAACGCAGCACAATTCACCGGTCACCCAGAGGGTTTACTATCCCAAATTAAAGCTTGTAACAGTGTTTATCGTTTCCAGTTTCCAATCCGCAGAGGAAATGGATTCGAAGTAATTGATGCATGGCGTGTTGAACACTCTCACCACATGAGTCCTACTAAAGGAGGGATTCGTTACAGTGAAATGGTTAATGAAGATGAGGTAATGGCATTGGCGGCACTAATGACGTATAAGTGTGCAATCGTGAATGTTCCTTTTGGTGGTGCAAAAGGGGGAATTAAAATTACGCCAAAAAACTATACAACAGGTGAGTTGGAAAACATCACCCGTCGTTATACTACAGAATTGATCAAAAAGAATTTCATCGGTCCTGGTATTGACGTTCCTGCTCCTGATTATGGATCTGGAGAACGTGAAATGAGCTGGATTGCTGATACATATATGACAATGAACCCAGGTCAGCTGGATGCGTTAGGCTGTGTTACCGGTAAGCCAATTGCTTTACACGGTATCCGCGGACGTAAAGAAGCTACCGGCCGTGGTGTTGCTTATGCAGTAAGAGAATGCGTAAGGGTAACAGAAGATATGCACAAAATCGGTCTTAAAGCTGGTTTGGATGATAAAAGGGTTATCGTTCAGGGATTAGGAAACGTAGGGTATCACTCTGCAAAATTCCTTACTGAATTTGGTGCTACTATTGTTGGTCTTTGTGAGTTTGAAGGTGCTATTTATAATGAGAACGGACTGAATGTTGATGAAGTGTTTGCACACCGTAAATTGACAGGTTCAATCTTAGGTTTCCCTGGAGCCAAAGAATTTAAAAATTCTATGGAAGGATTAGAGCAACCATGCGATATCCTTGTTCCTGCGGCATTAGAAAATCAAATCACTGCAGAAAACATCAGAAACATCAAAGCTAAAATTATCGCTGAAGGTGCAAACGGACCATGTACTCCTGAAGCTGAAGAAATCTTCACTGAAATGGGTGGTATTATCATCCCTGACATGTATTGTAACGCTGGTGGTGTAACCGTTTCTTATTTTGAGTGGTTGAAAAACCTTTCTCACGTAGCTTTTGGCCGTATGGAAAAACGTTATGCTGAAAACTCAAATGCGAACTTAATCAATACACTGGAAAGCTTAACAGGTCAGAGTATCCCTGCTGAACACCGTTTAATGATTGTTAAAGGTGCTTCTGAATTGGAATTGGTAAATTCAGGATTAGAAGATACAATGATTCATTCTTACCATGAAATCAGAGAGACTCTTGTGACTAAACCTGGTATCCAGACTTTAAGAACTGCTGCTTTTGTTGGTTCAATCGATAAAATTGCTGTTTCTTACATGAACTTAGGTATCTGGCCATAA
- the msrA gene encoding peptide-methionine (S)-S-oxide reductase MsrA, with protein MRTAICLVMISLLFVSCSDRKQQIASINGFAVLPVRKPNEAVATFAGGCFWAMQESIVQLKGVNTVISGYAGGVTVNPTYEDVLSKNTGHAESVQVYYNPSVISYTQLLHAFFLAHNPTELNRQGPDIGNDYRSIAFYRNTEERKTIAKVMAEMQAAKYYSDSFVTELEPIQVFYPAESSHQDYYERNLWDPYIRSVSKPKVMHVRKELPQLIKKEYLK; from the coding sequence ATGAGAACAGCCATATGTTTAGTAATGATTAGTTTGTTATTTGTTTCCTGCTCAGACAGGAAGCAGCAAATAGCAAGTATTAATGGGTTTGCCGTTTTACCTGTACGTAAACCAAATGAGGCTGTAGCTACTTTTGCCGGAGGGTGTTTCTGGGCAATGCAGGAGAGCATAGTTCAGTTAAAAGGTGTAAATACAGTTATCAGTGGTTATGCAGGCGGTGTTACTGTAAATCCTACTTATGAAGACGTTTTGAGTAAGAATACTGGTCATGCGGAATCAGTTCAGGTTTATTACAATCCATCCGTGATTTCTTATACACAACTCCTTCATGCTTTTTTCCTTGCACATAACCCCACTGAATTAAACAGGCAGGGACCGGATATAGGAAATGATTACCGGTCGATCGCTTTTTATCGCAACACTGAAGAGAGAAAGACAATTGCCAAAGTTATGGCAGAGATGCAGGCAGCCAAATACTATTCCGATAGTTTTGTTACAGAACTGGAACCAATTCAAGTCTTTTATCCTGCAGAAAGTTCACATCAGGATTATTATGAGCGTAATTTATGGGATCCTTACATCAGAAGTGTCTCTAAACCAAAAGTCATGCATGTCAGAAAAGAACTGCCTCAATTGATTAAGAAAGAGTATCTTAAGTAG
- a CDS encoding cytochrome c maturation protein CcmE, translated as MKKSAIIGLITIAICVCFLVSLNADTSNYSTFTEAAKDSREFHVMGHWAKEKGTYYDALKDANHFSFYMKDEKGDIEKVIYSGTKPQDFERSEKLVLIGKMNKGTFYASKILMKCPSKYNNDLVEIKQDGQVKQYK; from the coding sequence ATGAAAAAAAGTGCAATTATTGGCTTAATTACAATTGCTATCTGTGTTTGTTTCCTGGTTAGCTTAAATGCTGATACCAGTAACTATTCGACCTTTACAGAAGCGGCTAAAGACTCCAGAGAGTTTCACGTAATGGGCCATTGGGCAAAAGAAAAGGGAACTTATTATGATGCCTTAAAAGATGCTAACCACTTCTCTTTCTATATGAAAGATGAAAAAGGTGACATAGAGAAAGTTATTTATAGTGGGACTAAACCACAAGACTTTGAACGTTCTGAAAAGCTCGTACTCATCGGTAAGATGAATAAAGGCACTTTTTACGCCTCTAAAATATTAATGAAGTGCCCCTCTAAATATAATAACGACCTAGTAGAGATCAAGCAGGACGGACAGGTTAAACAATACAAATAA
- a CDS encoding heme lyase CcmF/NrfE family subunit, whose amino-acid sequence MDIQFTGETLLPGKVGQFFIVLAFAAALLSTISYFFATRNKDLADKSWQRLGRIAFLTNLFSVIGIGVTLFYLILNHYNEYYYVYSHSSKTLPVYYIVSAFWEGQEGSFWLWAFWQAILGTILIWKARTWENGVMTVVAFSQVFLTSMLLGVQIFGERIGSSPFILLRDAVNLKDMAPVVFADAENYKNYLKFITDGRGLNPLLQNYWMVIHPPTLFLGFASMIVPFAYVITGLWQKRYKEWVKPAMPWALFAVMVLGTGIIMGSFWAYEALNFGGFWAWDPVENASLIPWLTLIGAVHVMIAFKNTGHAFFTSIALVLVSFILVLYASFLTRSGILGETSVHSFTDLGMFGHLILYNVVFLAIPVILIILRWKELPITNKDEETYSREFWMFIGALVVTVACIQVIFSTSVPVFNKAFGTNFAPPIDAIKYYNQWQAPFAILITMISGFSQFLKYKRTDTRKFYSSLVATLIIAIVVTAGFVYITNVYNNLIYILLSFSCMFAILSNARVLTQGFSGKGKLVGAAVAHIGFALLLVGALVAAATSKPVSINATNFIPVKDFEKVEKPGENMVLYKNEPKKMGRFTVTYTNDTTIAPNTYYTLNFKVIDEKTGKLKEDFNLNPRVQINEKMGLIASPDTKHYLTYDVYTHITSAPDKKDAHADSDAQSDEQNYKKPRVVTVSTGDTLHTSSGIITVKDLNFKPTAKSLALAQGDIAVGLPLEINLNGKIYKTEPIFLVKGNNTFDFARNIPELGLRLRFTKILPDQKKVELQVFEKPQQSKDWVVFKSIEFPYINLYWVGLIVMVIGFVISIIRRQKEIKSV is encoded by the coding sequence ATGGACATACAATTCACAGGAGAAACCCTCCTCCCCGGCAAAGTTGGGCAGTTTTTTATTGTTTTAGCGTTTGCCGCTGCACTACTTTCAACGATTTCTTATTTCTTTGCGACCCGCAATAAAGACCTTGCAGATAAATCCTGGCAACGTTTGGGAAGAATAGCATTTTTAACTAATCTCTTTAGTGTAATTGGAATTGGGGTAACACTGTTTTATCTGATCCTGAATCATTATAACGAATACTATTACGTTTATTCGCACTCTTCAAAAACACTTCCTGTATATTATATCGTTTCCGCATTCTGGGAAGGACAAGAAGGTAGTTTCTGGCTTTGGGCATTCTGGCAAGCTATTTTAGGAACAATACTGATCTGGAAAGCAAGGACCTGGGAAAATGGAGTGATGACTGTTGTTGCCTTCTCACAGGTATTTTTAACTTCTATGCTATTAGGCGTTCAGATCTTTGGTGAACGCATTGGAAGTTCTCCTTTTATCCTGTTAAGAGATGCAGTAAACCTGAAAGACATGGCACCGGTAGTATTTGCCGATGCTGAAAATTATAAAAACTATCTTAAGTTCATTACTGATGGAAGAGGCTTAAACCCACTTCTTCAGAATTACTGGATGGTGATTCACCCGCCAACCTTATTCCTTGGGTTTGCGAGTATGATTGTTCCGTTTGCCTACGTAATTACTGGCTTATGGCAAAAAAGATATAAAGAGTGGGTAAAACCTGCTATGCCATGGGCACTGTTTGCTGTGATGGTTTTAGGTACAGGAATTATCATGGGTTCTTTCTGGGCTTATGAAGCACTGAATTTCGGTGGTTTCTGGGCATGGGACCCGGTTGAAAATGCGTCATTAATTCCATGGTTAACCTTAATTGGTGCAGTCCATGTCATGATTGCTTTCAAAAATACCGGTCATGCTTTCTTTACTTCTATCGCACTCGTGTTAGTGAGTTTTATCCTGGTATTATATGCTTCTTTCTTAACCAGAAGCGGTATTCTTGGAGAAACATCAGTACACTCCTTCACAGACCTGGGGATGTTTGGTCACCTGATCCTTTACAACGTAGTATTCCTGGCTATTCCGGTAATCCTGATTATCTTACGCTGGAAAGAATTACCGATTACCAATAAAGACGAAGAAACCTATTCAAGAGAATTCTGGATGTTCATTGGTGCACTTGTGGTAACAGTTGCTTGTATCCAGGTTATTTTCTCTACCTCAGTTCCGGTATTCAATAAAGCTTTCGGAACTAATTTTGCACCCCCGATTGATGCGATCAAGTATTACAATCAATGGCAGGCTCCGTTTGCTATCCTGATTACTATGATATCTGGTTTTTCTCAATTCTTAAAATACAAACGTACCGATACCCGTAAATTCTATAGCAGTCTGGTGGCTACACTGATCATTGCAATTGTAGTTACAGCAGGGTTTGTTTATATAACCAACGTCTATAACAACCTGATTTATATTTTACTTTCATTCAGTTGTATGTTCGCTATTTTATCTAATGCGCGTGTGCTTACCCAAGGATTCAGTGGCAAAGGTAAATTAGTAGGAGCAGCAGTTGCGCATATCGGTTTCGCCTTGCTATTAGTAGGTGCCCTGGTCGCTGCGGCAACAAGTAAACCGGTATCTATCAATGCAACGAACTTTATTCCGGTAAAAGACTTCGAAAAAGTAGAAAAACCAGGTGAGAACATGGTGCTGTACAAAAACGAACCTAAAAAAATGGGCCGTTTTACAGTAACCTATACAAACGACACTACGATAGCCCCTAATACTTATTATACACTGAACTTTAAAGTGATTGATGAGAAAACAGGCAAACTTAAAGAAGACTTTAACTTGAACCCACGTGTTCAGATCAATGAGAAAATGGGTCTGATTGCATCTCCGGATACCAAACATTACCTGACTTATGATGTATACACGCACATTACCAGCGCTCCTGATAAAAAGGATGCACATGCAGATAGTGATGCACAGAGTGATGAGCAGAATTATAAAAAACCAAGGGTAGTTACTGTAAGTACTGGGGATACTTTACATACCAGCAGTGGTATTATCACTGTGAAGGATCTTAACTTCAAACCAACAGCTAAGAGCCTGGCTTTAGCACAAGGTGATATTGCAGTAGGGCTTCCACTGGAAATCAACCTGAACGGTAAGATTTATAAAACTGAACCAATCTTCCTGGTTAAAGGAAATAATACATTCGATTTTGCACGTAATATTCCTGAATTAGGTTTAAGACTGAGATTTACCAAAATACTCCCTGATCAGAAAAAAGTGGAATTACAAGTATTTGAAAAACCACAACAATCTAAAGATTGGGTCGTATTTAAATCTATCGAGTTCCCTTATATCAATTTATATTGGGTTGGTTTAATTGTAATGGTGATTGGATTTGTAATTTCTATCATCAGAAGACAAAAAGAGATCAAATCAGTTTAA
- a CDS encoding Rossmann-like and DUF2520 domain-containing protein, whose protein sequence is MNIVCIGSGNVATHLAIAFKAIGVDIVQVWSQDSRNAEILAALTKATPISDWDELDRSADCYVIAVKDNAIASVAAHLTDVKGIVVHTSGATPMSVLSAVKNGYGVLYPLQTFSKSKAVDMTRVPLCIEADREDSLEKIKIIAQLLSAKVSVVTSQQRGILHVAAVFASNFTNHLYQLSSELLEQHQLNFDLLKPLILETAEKVQSSTPAEAQTGPAIRNDQETIKRHLDLLSSTPGLQQIYQTLSNSIKKNDL, encoded by the coding sequence ATGAATATTGTTTGTATAGGCTCAGGAAATGTGGCAACACATCTCGCAATCGCTTTTAAAGCGATTGGAGTTGACATTGTTCAGGTCTGGAGTCAGGATAGCAGAAATGCAGAAATCCTTGCCGCTTTAACTAAAGCAACACCAATCAGCGACTGGGACGAGCTGGACCGTTCTGCTGATTGTTATGTGATTGCCGTAAAAGATAATGCGATCGCTTCAGTTGCAGCGCACTTAACAGACGTAAAAGGAATTGTTGTCCATACTTCAGGCGCAACACCAATGAGTGTATTATCTGCAGTAAAGAATGGTTACGGTGTATTATATCCTTTGCAAACCTTCTCTAAATCTAAAGCAGTAGATATGACACGTGTGCCCTTGTGTATTGAAGCAGATCGGGAAGATAGCTTAGAGAAGATTAAGATAATTGCGCAGTTATTAAGCGCAAAGGTTTCCGTAGTCACCTCTCAGCAACGCGGTATTTTACATGTTGCAGCAGTTTTTGCTTCTAATTTCACCAATCATCTCTATCAACTGAGCAGTGAACTGCTGGAGCAGCATCAGCTGAATTTCGATTTATTGAAACCATTAATCCTGGAAACGGCCGAAAAAGTGCAGTCATCGACGCCAGCTGAAGCCCAAACCGGCCCGGCCATCCGGAACGACCAGGAAACTATAAAAAGACATCTTGATTTACTAAGCAGTACACCCGGACTACAGCAAATCTACCAAACGTTAAGTAATAGCATTAAAAAAAACGATCTATAA
- a CDS encoding 2Fe-2S iron-sulfur cluster-binding protein, which yields MNIYQLTVNFEEKGKAQIQLPIAGGESVLEVCLDNGIDLQHNCGGVCGCSTCHVYVTKGMDNIQEISDKEEDFIDRAVSPKISSRLGCQCIVINGNIEVTIPNQSEFLGH from the coding sequence ATGAATATTTATCAATTAACAGTCAATTTTGAAGAAAAGGGTAAAGCACAAATCCAATTGCCAATTGCAGGCGGAGAATCAGTGCTGGAAGTCTGTTTGGATAATGGAATAGATCTACAACATAACTGCGGTGGTGTTTGCGGTTGCAGTACCTGTCATGTATATGTGACTAAGGGAATGGATAACATTCAGGAAATATCTGATAAAGAAGAAGATTTCATTGACAGGGCAGTAAGTCCGAAGATCTCTTCCAGATTAGGTTGCCAGTGCATAGTGATCAACGGAAATATCGAGGTTACTATTCCTAACCAGTCAGAATTTTTAGGCCATTAA
- the iscX gene encoding Fe-S cluster assembly protein IscX, whose product MQDKFALPIHWQDHEDIAQELYEKFGNDFNESKIYRIRFTELVDWVLSLPNFKGTREESNEGHLEQIQSAWVYEWRDNQD is encoded by the coding sequence ATGCAGGATAAGTTTGCTTTACCTATTCACTGGCAAGATCACGAAGATATTGCTCAGGAATTATATGAAAAGTTTGGAAATGATTTTAATGAATCTAAAATTTACCGGATCAGGTTTACTGAATTAGTGGACTGGGTTCTTTCCCTGCCTAATTTCAAAGGTACAAGAGAAGAAAGCAATGAAGGTCACCTGGAGCAAATCCAGTCTGCCTGGGTTTATGAATGGAGAGATAACCAGGACTAG
- a CDS encoding KdsC family phosphatase — MLLQKLKGITTFVFDVDGVLTNGDVIATESGELMRTFNIKDGYALQLAVKKGYHVCIISGGRGQAMEKRFEGLGIPDVFLGVSDKVEVFNDYLEIYTIKPTQVLYMGDDIPDLNVMKLVGIPTCPSDACSDIKAISEYISPFKGGQTAARDVIEKVLRIQGKWFDANPSAVDSSK; from the coding sequence ATGTTACTGCAGAAACTTAAAGGAATTACCACGTTTGTTTTTGATGTCGATGGCGTTTTAACTAACGGCGATGTTATAGCAACCGAGTCCGGAGAGCTCATGCGTACTTTCAATATTAAAGACGGCTATGCTTTACAGCTGGCCGTTAAAAAAGGATACCATGTATGTATCATTTCCGGAGGCCGTGGTCAGGCAATGGAGAAACGCTTTGAAGGTCTGGGTATACCAGATGTGTTTTTAGGCGTATCAGATAAAGTTGAGGTCTTCAACGATTATCTGGAAATCTATACTATTAAACCCACACAAGTGCTGTACATGGGAGATGATATTCCTGACTTGAATGTAATGAAGCTGGTCGGTATTCCTACCTGCCCTTCAGATGCCTGTTCAGATATCAAAGCTATCTCTGAATATATTTCACCTTTTAAAGGTGGTCAGACAGCGGCCAGGGATGTCATTGAAAAAGTCTTGAGAATACAGGGGAAATGGTTTGATGCCAATCCCTCTGCTGTCGATTCCAGTAAATAA